The following are encoded in a window of Methanofastidiosum sp. genomic DNA:
- a CDS encoding class I tRNA ligase family protein, giving the protein MSYETTSNLSFYNSLSKKIDKLDIPISKEIKMFTCGPSIYRKPHIGNYRTFLFEDILQRYLEYMGYNVTRLMNFTDIEDKAIEEAKSKGISVNELTKKIADIFHDEIKLLNIKTPTYIVR; this is encoded by the coding sequence ATGAGCTATGAAACTACTTCAAATTTATCTTTTTACAATAGTTTGAGTAAAAAAATTGATAAGTTAGATATACCCATATCAAAAGAAATTAAAATGTTCACATGTGGACCTTCTATATATAGGAAGCCACATATTGGTAACTATAGAACGTTTTTATTTGAGGATATACTCCAAAGATATTTGGAATACATGGGTTATAATGTGACGAGATTAATGAATTTTACAGATATTGAAGATAAAGCAATTGAAGAAGCTAAAAGTAAAGGAATATCCGTAAACGAATTGACAAAAAAAATAGCGGATATATTTCATGATGAAATAAAACTTCTCAACATTAAGACGCCCACATATATAGTAAGA
- a CDS encoding mechanosensitive ion channel gives MKKIFYFILFVIIFLSLLFYLIDYTNIILNKIYYSFLTITLTYLIFKYFFQDNISNKIKDSKTRYSFKKTIYVLYIILTATIIIRIWVQDTQTLVISYGLFAAGVAISLQEFFKNFVGGIVLFVTREYSVGDRIEIKGKYGDVIDIGILNTTLLEIREWVSSDQPTGRLSIIPNGQILYATVNNYTKDNKYIWDEIEIPISYESNWEKAIILIEGIVKEYTKEIVINAEKEISELSNKYYLSNKAVVPEVYISLTDNWINFNVRYIVEVRERRKVYSDLSKLFLKAIQSSEDINIASETLKVS, from the coding sequence ATGAAAAAAATCTTCTACTTTATTTTGTTTGTAATTATATTTTTATCTTTGCTGTTTTACCTTATTGATTATACCAACATAATACTTAATAAAATATATTATAGTTTTTTAACAATAACATTAACATATCTCATTTTTAAATATTTTTTTCAGGATAATATTTCAAATAAAATTAAGGATTCTAAAACAAGATATTCATTTAAAAAAACGATATATGTACTTTATATAATACTCACCGCCACAATAATTATTAGAATTTGGGTTCAAGATACTCAAACATTAGTTATATCGTACGGTCTTTTTGCCGCGGGTGTAGCAATCTCCTTACAAGAATTTTTTAAGAATTTTGTTGGAGGAATAGTATTATTCGTGACTAGAGAATATAGTGTAGGCGATAGAATTGAAATCAAAGGCAAATATGGGGATGTAATTGATATCGGAATCTTGAATACAACTTTACTTGAGATAAGAGAATGGGTATCTTCAGATCAACCTACAGGGAGATTGTCTATAATTCCAAATGGCCAAATATTATATGCAACTGTCAATAATTATACTAAGGACAATAAATACATTTGGGATGAGATTGAAATCCCAATATCTTACGAGAGTAATTGGGAGAAAGCCATAATACTAATTGAAGGAATTGTAAAAGAATATACAAAAGAAATTGTTATAAATGCTGAAAAAGAAATCTCTGAATTAAGTAATAAATATTACCTATCTAATAAAGCAGTTGTCCCAGAAGTCTATATATCTCTAACAGACAATTGGATTAATTTCAATGTAAGATACATTGTTGAAGTAAGGGAAAGAAGGAAAGTTTATAGTGATTTAAGTAAATTATTTTTAAAGGCTATACAAAGTTCTGAGGATATAAATATTGCATCTGAGACTCTTAAAGTGTCTTAA
- a CDS encoding phosphoheptose isomerase, which produces MKYLREHIGSNGKKTSPRLLEGLKNFIIDIDGVICDDIPNEEPERMSTANEIPNAKATINKWYEEGHIITFFTSRTEKERDVTVKWLEDHGFKYHNIIFGKPRGGNYHYIDDKDIRATRFEGKFGDFVKKTKEIQVFE; this is translated from the coding sequence ATGAAATATCTTAGAGAACACATTGGTTCAAATGGAAAAAAAACAAGCCCGCGTCTCCTAGAAGGATTAAAAAACTTCATTATAGATATAGATGGAGTTATTTGTGATGATATACCTAATGAAGAGCCTGAAAGAATGTCAACAGCCAATGAAATTCCTAATGCAAAGGCAACTATTAATAAGTGGTATGAGGAAGGGCACATTATCACGTTTTTTACTTCTAGAACTGAAAAAGAAAGAGACGTAACTGTTAAATGGTTGGAAGATCATGGATTTAAGTACCACAATATTATTTTTGGAAAACCAAGAGGCGGAAATTACCATTACATAGATGACAAAGATATCAGAGCTACTAGATTTGAAGGTAAATTCGGAGATTTTGTTAAAAAAACAAAAGAAATACAAGTTTTTGAATAA
- a CDS encoding alpha/beta hydrolase — MACCLSIENNTQDSTSLLKYYDIQYDSIKGVDPKLNSLDIYTTNSEELKPIMIYVHGGAWRLGDKTSVGLKPLAFTEKGFIFISINYRLSPNAKFPVHVQDVGKAIAWIYANAENYGGDKKQIYLMGHSAGAHLVTLVSTDERYLKENSLNLNNIKGVISLDAVYDLDLLYKTYNNIPEAYILTFGKDPEFLIYSSPVTYVEKDKDIPPMFIAYSGGGLVGSLRNRDIQSENFVNKLREFNFYSELVPTLDKSHMSINSDFGNQNDYLTGKAFEFLERIQNN, encoded by the coding sequence ATGGCTTGTTGTTTAAGCATTGAAAATAATACTCAAGATTCAACTTCTCTTTTAAAATATTATGATATTCAATATGATTCAATAAAGGGGGTCGATCCAAAGCTCAATAGTTTGGACATATATACAACAAATTCAGAAGAATTAAAACCAATTATGATTTATGTGCACGGTGGAGCGTGGAGATTAGGAGATAAAACTAGTGTAGGTCTAAAACCGCTTGCATTTACAGAAAAAGGATTTATTTTTATATCAATTAATTATAGGCTTTCTCCTAACGCTAAATTTCCGGTTCATGTACAAGACGTTGGAAAGGCTATAGCTTGGATTTATGCCAATGCAGAAAATTATGGAGGGGATAAAAAACAAATATATTTAATGGGCCATTCTGCTGGGGCCCACCTTGTAACTTTGGTATCGACAGATGAAAGGTACTTAAAAGAGAATAGTTTGAATCTTAATAACATAAAAGGGGTTATATCCCTCGATGCAGTTTATGATTTAGATCTTTTGTATAAAACCTATAATAATATACCTGAAGCATATATTCTTACGTTTGGAAAAGATCCTGAATTCTTAATATATTCTTCTCCTGTAACCTATGTGGAAAAAGATAAGGATATACCTCCAATGTTTATAGCATACTCTGGCGGCGGATTAGTTGGATCTTTGAGAAATAGAGATATACAATCAGAGAATTTTGTTAATAAATTGAGAGAATTTAATTTTTATTCAGAGCTAGTACCTACTTTAGACAAATCACACATGAGTATTAATAGTGATTTTGGTAATCAAAATGATTATTTAACAGGTAAAGCGTTTGAGTTTCTTGAACGTATTCAGAATAATTAA
- the dnaJ gene encoding molecular chaperone DnaJ, with product MAKRDYYEVLEITKNATDEEIKKAYRRLAKKYHPDLNKGDKSAEEKFKEISEAYEVLMDKNKKTNYDKYGHAGVNSQFGREGFEWSNFTHFSDLEDIFGGGFGGGGFGDSIFDIFFGSSGQRGGTYRPQRGRDLKTGISITLEEAYTGTKKSLKMNKGLKCSDCQGSGSKGGSPPKVCPACGGSGRVQARRETVFGTFATVTACNTCGGRGKVIVEKCPKCGGSGSVRGEKTINIDIPKGIEDGTTLRVSQEGEMGSLGGPPGDLYVEIRVLPHSNFKREGADLVYSQSISMAQAALGCSLSVPTIDGKANVKVPPGTQPDTILRLKAKGMPKLRGFGTGDLLVRIKVEIPKNLTSEERDILKKYAQIRREEIN from the coding sequence ATGGCTAAAAGAGATTACTATGAAGTTCTAGAAATAACAAAAAACGCTACTGATGAAGAAATAAAAAAAGCTTACAGGAGACTTGCTAAAAAATATCATCCTGATCTCAATAAAGGGGATAAATCCGCCGAAGAAAAGTTCAAAGAGATTTCTGAAGCATATGAAGTCTTAATGGATAAAAATAAAAAAACTAATTATGATAAATATGGTCACGCAGGCGTAAATAGTCAATTCGGTAGAGAAGGATTTGAATGGAGTAATTTTACTCATTTTTCAGATTTAGAAGATATTTTTGGTGGAGGATTTGGCGGAGGAGGTTTCGGCGATTCAATATTTGATATATTCTTCGGATCTTCTGGCCAAAGAGGTGGCACTTATAGACCACAAAGAGGCAGAGATCTAAAAACAGGCATATCTATAACACTTGAAGAGGCATATACAGGAACAAAAAAATCTCTTAAGATGAACAAAGGATTAAAATGCTCCGATTGTCAAGGATCTGGTTCAAAAGGCGGATCGCCACCAAAAGTATGTCCTGCTTGTGGGGGCTCTGGAAGGGTCCAAGCTAGAAGAGAAACTGTTTTTGGTACATTTGCAACAGTAACTGCATGCAACACTTGTGGTGGAAGGGGAAAAGTTATAGTAGAGAAGTGCCCTAAATGTGGTGGCAGTGGCAGTGTACGTGGAGAAAAAACTATCAATATCGATATACCTAAAGGAATTGAAGACGGAACGACTCTTAGAGTGTCCCAAGAAGGTGAGATGGGATCTCTTGGGGGGCCACCTGGAGATTTATATGTTGAAATTAGAGTTCTTCCGCATAGTAATTTCAAGAGAGAAGGAGCTGATTTAGTTTATTCCCAATCAATTAGTATGGCCCAAGCTGCGTTGGGGTGCTCTTTATCCGTACCCACAATTGATGGAAAAGCAAACGTTAAAGTTCCTCCTGGAACACAGCCGGATACCATATTAAGACTAAAAGCTAAAGGAATGCCAAAACTTAGAGGATTTGGAACTGGAGATCTACTTGTAAGAATAAAAGTGGAAATTCCAAAGAATTTAACATCTGAAGAGAGAGATATATTAAAAAAATATGCCCAGATCAGAAGAGAAGAGATTAACTGA
- the dnaK gene encoding molecular chaperone DnaK — protein MGKVLGIDLGTTNSCMAVMDKGQPLVIPNAEGGRTTPSVVGVSSKGEWLVGRVAKNQIVSNPENTAYSVKRFIGRRYDEVDSEKRIIQYTITPGNNQEVRIVLGGKDYTPEELSAKILKKMKDDAEAYLGEKITEAVITVPAYFNDSQRKATKDAGEIAGLKVLRIINEPTAATLAYGLDKQHEQTVLVYDLGGGTFDVSILEIGDGVFEVKSTNGDTHLGGDDWDQRIVEWLVEEYKKQYGKDITKDKMAMQRLKEAAEKAKIELSGLAETSINLPYLTADETGPKHLELSLSRSKFEAMTKDLLERTMKPIQQAMTDAKVEPEDIDSILLVGGSTRMPQVYNYVKQYFAKEPRRDINPDECVAIGAGIQGGVLKGEVKDVLLLDVTPLSLGIETLGGVFTKLIDRNTTIPTKKSEVFSTATDNQSSVEIHVLQGERPIAADNHTLGKFTLSGIPPAPRGIPQIEVTFDIDANGILNVTAKDKGTGKEQSITIQASANLSKSEIENLKKEAEVHAQDDIKKKELIEARNQADTVIYTTEKAIKDFGDKIEVSKKSELEGLITELKNAMNSNNPQEINEKTEKLSKSMYEVSAKIYQQTQSAQEQPSEEPKTEGQTNTGDNVYDADFEVTDEDKKD, from the coding sequence ATGGGAAAAGTTTTAGGAATTGATTTAGGAACAACAAATTCATGTATGGCTGTAATGGATAAAGGTCAACCTCTAGTAATTCCAAACGCAGAGGGGGGAAGAACTACTCCTTCAGTTGTAGGAGTTTCCTCCAAAGGGGAATGGCTAGTAGGCAGAGTTGCAAAAAATCAGATTGTTTCGAATCCTGAGAATACTGCTTACTCTGTTAAGAGATTCATTGGAAGAAGATATGATGAAGTAGACAGTGAAAAGAGGATTATCCAATACACAATTACGCCCGGTAATAACCAAGAAGTAAGGATAGTTTTGGGCGGAAAAGACTACACACCTGAAGAACTATCTGCAAAAATACTCAAAAAAATGAAAGATGATGCCGAAGCTTATCTTGGAGAAAAGATTACGGAAGCTGTAATAACTGTGCCTGCTTACTTTAACGATTCACAGAGAAAAGCTACCAAAGATGCAGGAGAAATTGCAGGTTTGAAAGTATTGAGGATTATAAATGAGCCTACAGCAGCGACTCTTGCTTATGGGCTTGATAAGCAGCATGAGCAAACAGTTCTTGTTTATGACCTTGGTGGTGGTACCTTTGATGTTTCAATCCTAGAGATTGGAGATGGAGTATTTGAAGTAAAGTCAACAAATGGTGACACACACCTTGGCGGAGATGACTGGGATCAGCGTATCGTGGAATGGCTAGTTGAGGAATATAAGAAACAGTATGGAAAAGACATAACTAAAGACAAAATGGCAATGCAAAGATTAAAAGAAGCTGCAGAGAAGGCAAAAATTGAGTTATCAGGATTGGCCGAAACTTCAATTAATCTTCCGTATCTAACTGCAGACGAAACTGGGCCAAAGCATTTAGAACTTTCTCTATCAAGATCTAAATTTGAAGCTATGACTAAAGATCTTTTAGAAAGAACTATGAAGCCAATCCAACAAGCAATGACCGATGCCAAAGTAGAGCCAGAGGATATTGACTCAATTCTACTTGTTGGCGGATCAACAAGAATGCCTCAAGTATACAACTATGTAAAACAGTACTTTGCAAAAGAGCCAAGAAGAGACATTAACCCTGATGAATGTGTAGCAATTGGTGCAGGAATCCAGGGAGGAGTATTAAAAGGAGAAGTAAAAGATGTACTTCTTCTCGACGTTACACCACTATCATTAGGAATAGAAACTTTGGGAGGAGTATTCACAAAATTGATAGATAGGAATACAACTATTCCTACAAAGAAAAGTGAAGTATTCTCCACAGCAACAGACAACCAGTCTTCAGTAGAGATACATGTACTCCAAGGAGAAAGGCCAATTGCAGCTGACAACCATACACTTGGTAAATTTACATTAAGTGGAATACCTCCTGCTCCAAGAGGCATCCCTCAGATAGAGGTTACATTTGATATAGATGCGAATGGAATTCTAAACGTTACTGCTAAAGACAAGGGAACTGGAAAGGAACAGAGCATTACAATTCAGGCTTCAGCTAATCTGTCAAAGAGCGAAATTGAAAATCTAAAGAAAGAAGCAGAAGTTCATGCCCAGGATGATATTAAGAAGAAAGAACTGATAGAAGCTAGAAATCAGGCTGATACAGTGATTTACACAACTGAAAAAGCAATAAAAGATTTCGGGGATAAGATAGAAGTATCTAAAAAATCTGAATTAGAAGGATTAATTACAGAACTAAAGAATGCTATGAATAGCAACAATCCTCAAGAAATAAACGAAAAGACAGAAAAACTTTCAAAATCAATGTACGAAGTAAGTGCTAAAATCTACCAGCAAACACAAAGTGCACAGGAACAACCAAGCGAAGAGCCAAAAACAGAAGGCCAAACAAATACTGGCGATAATGTCTACGATGCTGATTTTGAGGTAACAGACGAAGATAAAAAAGATTAA
- the grpE gene encoding nucleotide exchange factor GrpE produces MEEETGIIDNNEDIITELQNKLSELEKQLSESESKLKDTYDRFLRSEADFQNLRKRTEKEKEDTRKYALQEVIIGILNVLDHIERGIKAYKESEKETLPKEEVLKGIELIYKDLKDVLSSHGLCEIECLGKEFDPFYHEALATVCSEESEHNRVVEEFQKGYILNDRVIRPSRVKVTKNE; encoded by the coding sequence ATGGAAGAAGAAACTGGAATCATTGATAATAATGAAGACATAATAACTGAGCTTCAAAATAAATTATCTGAATTAGAGAAACAGCTTTCAGAAAGTGAATCAAAGTTAAAAGATACTTATGACCGATTTCTAAGAAGTGAAGCGGATTTTCAAAATCTTAGAAAAAGAACAGAAAAAGAAAAAGAAGATACGAGAAAATATGCTTTGCAGGAAGTAATAATAGGAATATTAAATGTACTTGACCACATAGAAAGAGGAATAAAAGCCTATAAGGAGTCTGAAAAAGAAACTCTACCTAAAGAAGAAGTTCTCAAAGGAATTGAACTTATTTATAAAGATCTTAAAGATGTGCTGAGCTCTCATGGGTTATGTGAAATAGAATGTTTGGGAAAGGAATTTGATCCATTCTACCATGAAGCGTTGGCTACAGTATGTTCTGAGGAATCAGAGCACAATAGGGTAGTGGAAGAGTTTCAAAAAGGATATATATTGAATGATAGGGTGATAAGACCCTCAAGAGTAAAAGTAACAAAAAATGAGTAA
- a CDS encoding ArsR family transcriptional regulator, with protein MAVSRSCPMRVVVRDLDAPFEDSPTEYIEWVCESLGIVTGRDVNKTAITVFRVIVEKSDCRYGVSSTELAEELSMSRGAVINQLNKLIECGLLRKSGRNYTLRGGNLTRTMMEIRGDFDRLFERLEKAATYMDNCFGFPMENKLYKKL; from the coding sequence GTGGCCGTTTCACGAAGCTGTCCTATGAGGGTCGTTGTAAGGGATTTAGACGCTCCTTTTGAGGACTCTCCGACAGAATACATTGAATGGGTTTGCGAATCTCTAGGAATTGTAACTGGAAGAGACGTAAACAAGACGGCAATTACAGTCTTTAGAGTCATAGTAGAAAAATCTGATTGTAGATACGGTGTTTCAAGTACAGAATTGGCTGAAGAACTATCCATGTCTCGTGGTGCTGTAATCAATCAGCTTAACAAATTAATTGAATGCGGCCTACTAAGAAAAAGCGGACGAAATTATACTCTCCGAGGTGGAAATCTAACTAGAACAATGATGGAGATAAGAGGGGATTTTGATAGACTCTTTGAAAGACTCGAGAAAGCTGCAACATATATGGACAACTGCTTTGGCTTCCCAATGGAGAATAAACTCTATAAAAAATTATAG
- a CDS encoding FtsX-like permease family protein produces the protein MENSKISIYSKYASTSLLRRKQRTLFSLLAIAISIASIVAISLMGNSVNFTLQSSVKYYFGGDLRLDMEPVGFRTGDFDFRETEDFIIGLRDTGTIEDYTYIIDTVRGTDIQREGVTQTFLGLRGIETGKYPLYDEIPVIEPKGVKFNTLIKEPYDIAVNDILAQNLKLKVGDTLPVLSDNGRTEFKVVGIVKEGGGVADIFGVGIIKHETIMELLELEEKDASSIFIKTQNDSLMYEAERSIQNQLIDRNKYQITLTNYIEQNEATIDTLRPVLQFFGLAGIIALLVGAIGIITTMFISMKERKKEIGTMKAVGIKSSQVINFFLFEALFLGISGSILGVILGIIISTQLVLIAEGLFNTALRLVIDPFILLYGFLVGVFSVLTFQIVPAYIGSQIRPIIVLKDMEGEKPFYRDWGFIKIVFISFIVFGGILYLNLRSLLIVLGVFGLIFLMFIFTIVSRYIIKLVSRFPTFNFVSLKLGLRSIERNHWTVATALLAIAIGLGSVGGVLTTGEGLKDFVADAFSSFADYDIQINGIPDSKISDMEERLLLMEEVKTVYKTTDEFSGFNLNIDKVNGKPISRYISDFTEEKRIKAEERCINVNLGGRNIEFNPLNPVTFKTVGGRLLGKEDIGKNNIIVSTQCVDTFGFGVGDTITFRYNDYYFDMKIVGVYAPSFQGGGPPSSNLGIITSIETQDRIRRSSSNKEFNILEVNGVKLSDYAKLLPEDQSKLIPILSKTSVNIVGLDVEVEYFGPYGSEEIIISKRLAESFRLKIGDSITLEENEYMKTFVIQDIREGPFNKESDIIIPYSALKGTFPDIYTYTLSVIAKEGQAPALSKKTKAMFSPEYYVFESSEVLSIVNRLIDQVVIPISLLASFSLFVAIIVISNTMYLSIIDRKREIGIMKAIGASNFTVLKNLAIENLAIGVVGGILSLVILYFAFFGLSLILQIEGTPISPLILGGIFFLSLVVSVIASIIPAYNTSKIRPLSVLRYE, from the coding sequence TTGGAAAACTCAAAAATTAGCATATATTCAAAATATGCTTCTACCTCCCTATTAAGAAGAAAACAAAGAACACTTTTTTCTTTACTTGCAATAGCAATTAGCATAGCATCTATAGTAGCCATTAGTCTCATGGGCAATTCTGTTAATTTCACTCTTCAGAGTAGCGTAAAATACTATTTTGGAGGAGATCTAAGGCTTGATATGGAACCTGTGGGATTTAGGACTGGTGATTTTGATTTTCGAGAAACTGAAGATTTTATTATAGGATTAAGGGATACGGGAACCATTGAAGATTACACATACATTATAGATACTGTAAGAGGAACAGATATACAAAGGGAAGGGGTTACTCAGACTTTTTTGGGGTTAAGAGGCATAGAAACAGGAAAGTATCCGTTATACGACGAAATTCCCGTAATTGAGCCCAAAGGAGTAAAATTCAATACCCTAATTAAAGAGCCATATGATATTGCTGTAAATGACATATTGGCCCAAAATCTTAAATTAAAAGTTGGAGACACCCTACCTGTTTTATCCGACAATGGTCGAACCGAATTCAAAGTAGTGGGGATAGTGAAGGAAGGGGGCGGTGTCGCCGATATATTTGGGGTAGGGATAATAAAACATGAAACAATAATGGAACTTCTTGAACTAGAAGAAAAAGATGCTTCTAGCATATTCATTAAAACACAAAATGATTCCTTGATGTACGAAGCCGAAAGATCAATTCAAAATCAGCTAATAGACAGGAATAAATATCAGATAACTCTTACAAATTATATAGAGCAAAATGAAGCAACTATTGATACTCTAAGGCCTGTACTGCAGTTTTTTGGTCTCGCGGGAATTATAGCACTTCTTGTAGGTGCAATTGGTATAATTACTACGATGTTTATATCAATGAAAGAGAGAAAAAAAGAAATAGGAACAATGAAAGCCGTAGGTATTAAAAGTTCTCAAGTTATTAATTTTTTTCTCTTTGAGGCGTTGTTTTTAGGTATCAGTGGAAGTATTTTAGGCGTTATTCTTGGGATAATAATATCAACCCAACTTGTTCTTATTGCAGAAGGATTGTTCAATACAGCTTTACGTTTAGTCATAGACCCATTTATTTTACTGTACGGTTTTTTAGTAGGTGTATTTTCCGTATTGACTTTTCAGATAGTACCCGCTTACATTGGTAGTCAAATAAGGCCAATCATAGTTCTCAAAGATATGGAAGGCGAAAAGCCATTTTATAGAGATTGGGGATTTATAAAAATAGTTTTTATATCTTTCATAGTTTTTGGAGGAATATTATACTTGAATTTGCGCTCTTTATTAATTGTACTGGGCGTATTTGGATTAATATTTTTAATGTTCATATTTACAATTGTTTCAAGATATATCATTAAACTAGTTTCTAGATTCCCAACTTTTAATTTTGTTTCACTTAAGTTAGGATTAAGAAGTATTGAAAGAAATCATTGGACAGTAGCAACAGCTCTTTTGGCAATCGCAATTGGACTCGGCAGCGTTGGGGGAGTTCTTACTACTGGAGAAGGTCTCAAAGATTTTGTAGCTGATGCATTTTCTTCATTTGCAGATTACGATATTCAAATAAACGGCATACCAGATTCAAAGATTTCTGATATGGAAGAGAGATTGTTGTTGATGGAAGAAGTCAAAACAGTATACAAAACAACTGATGAATTCTCTGGATTTAATTTAAATATCGATAAAGTCAATGGTAAACCAATATCTCGATATATTAGTGATTTTACTGAAGAGAAGAGAATAAAGGCAGAAGAAAGATGCATCAATGTAAATTTGGGCGGGAGAAATATAGAGTTTAATCCACTTAATCCTGTTACTTTTAAGACTGTAGGGGGGAGGCTCCTTGGAAAAGAGGACATAGGTAAAAATAATATAATTGTTTCCACACAATGCGTTGATACTTTTGGGTTTGGAGTAGGGGATACCATTACCTTTAGATATAACGATTACTATTTTGACATGAAGATTGTTGGGGTTTATGCGCCGAGTTTTCAAGGGGGTGGTCCACCTTCTTCTAATTTAGGAATTATTACATCTATAGAAACACAAGATAGAATTAGACGATCATCTTCAAATAAGGAGTTTAATATACTCGAAGTTAATGGCGTAAAATTATCAGATTATGCAAAATTATTGCCTGAAGATCAGTCAAAATTAATACCAATTCTATCTAAGACGAGTGTAAACATTGTAGGATTAGACGTAGAAGTTGAATATTTCGGACCTTACGGTAGTGAGGAAATTATTATTTCAAAAAGATTGGCAGAATCATTTAGACTTAAGATTGGAGATTCAATTACCTTAGAAGAAAATGAATATATGAAAACATTTGTTATCCAAGATATTAGAGAAGGCCCCTTCAATAAGGAATCAGATATTATAATCCCTTATTCAGCACTTAAGGGAACTTTTCCAGATATTTATACTTATACTTTGAGCGTGATAGCTAAAGAGGGTCAAGCACCTGCCTTATCTAAGAAGACCAAAGCTATGTTTTCACCAGAATATTATGTATTTGAATCCTCTGAAGTATTATCCATAGTGAATAGACTAATAGATCAAGTTGTAATTCCAATATCCTTACTTGCCTCGTTTTCCCTTTTTGTTGCTATTATAGTTATATCTAACACTATGTATCTTTCTATAATTGATAGAAAGAGGGAAATAGGAATAATGAAAGCAATTGGCGCAAGTAACTTTACCGTACTAAAAAATCTTGCTATAGAAAACTTAGCAATTGGTGTAGTAGGCGGTATTTTATCTTTAGTTATTCTGTATTTTGCTTTCTTTGGGCTCTCTCTTATACTTCAAATAGAGGGCACACCAATTAGTCCATTAATACTTGGAGGTATATTCTTCTTGTCGTTAGTTGTATCTGTGATTGCTTCGATTATACCTGCATACAACACTTCAAAAATAAGGCCATTGTCAGTATTAAGATATGAATAA
- a CDS encoding ABC transporter ATP-binding protein: MESPVIDARALYKCYTLGNVQIPILRGIDLTVKKGEIVALMGPSGSGKSTLLGILGGLDLPTSGKILIDGIDITRLPESKLAEIRGKKIGFVFQAYNLVSTLTAIENVMLPSYFVKGTKKDPEELLEIVGLSHRRNNKPTEMSGGEQQRVAIARALINNPKILFGDEPTGNLDSKTENKILNLFQKLRDDFGSTIFLVTHSDEVANIADRVIYIRDGRLEREKNVGKLKN; this comes from the coding sequence ATGGAATCTCCAGTAATTGATGCAAGGGCACTTTATAAATGCTATACTCTTGGTAATGTACAAATTCCCATCTTGCGCGGGATAGATCTTACTGTAAAAAAGGGCGAAATAGTTGCTTTAATGGGGCCATCTGGATCTGGTAAAAGTACCCTTCTAGGGATTCTTGGAGGTTTAGATTTACCAACATCAGGGAAGATTCTAATCGACGGAATTGATATAACAAGACTTCCGGAAAGTAAACTTGCAGAAATTAGGGGTAAAAAAATTGGATTTGTCTTTCAAGCATATAATTTAGTTTCAACACTTACAGCAATTGAAAATGTAATGTTGCCGTCATATTTTGTCAAGGGAACAAAAAAGGATCCTGAAGAACTATTGGAAATAGTTGGACTTAGCCATAGAAGAAATAACAAGCCAACTGAGATGAGCGGTGGAGAACAGCAAAGGGTGGCTATTGCAAGAGCATTAATAAATAATCCGAAAATATTGTTTGGCGATGAACCTACAGGTAACTTGGATTCTAAGACTGAAAATAAGATATTAAATTTATTTCAAAAATTAAGAGATGATTTTGGTTCTACTATTTTTTTGGTTACACATTCGGATGAAGTGGCAAATATAGCTGACCGTGTTATATATATCAGAGATGGCAGATTGGAACGGGAGAAAAATGTTGGAAAACTCAAAAATTAG